The Vicinamibacterales bacterium genome includes a region encoding these proteins:
- a CDS encoding serine hydrolase domain-containing protein codes for MSTPHANRRFKAALVLTAALAFLPAALATLGANGTFSAGSARQVAQPPKPSPEARVDAVFARWTTATPGCAVAVSVDDKTVLERAYGMADLEHGVINTPETIFEAGSVSKQFTAAAVLLLTRDGKLALDDAVRKYVPELPDYGSPLTIRMMLQHTSGLRDWGAVAGIGGWPRTSRVYTHAHVLEIASRQRALNFQPGTDWSYSNTGYNLAAIVVARVSGQPFAEFTRQRVFAPVGMTHTSWRDDFTRIVRGRAIAYSEQGGRFATEMPFENVHGNGGLLTTVADLLTWNGNFAAPKVGDAEFVRLQEEPGRFTDGRRHDYGLGLFVGQYKGLREISHSGSTAGYQAFLTRFPDERLSVAVLCNSASAAAGRYAHAVADIYLGERARNPEPVEGIAIAADQLDLRAGLYRSTRSGAPLTIQRDQATLRVAAGLTVPAGSSEAGPGTFVPLSASRFVSADGGRTLEFAGEKGARLDAANGTGATLERAIAVKPTPTQLAEYAGSYSSDEAEVTMTAVVENGELRLKRRPDVTVTLKPAYADAFVAPIGTVIFRRDGSGRVVTFSIVQDRVWDLKFTRQEIPQGR; via the coding sequence ATGTCCACACCACATGCCAATCGCCGTTTCAAAGCCGCCCTCGTTCTGACGGCGGCCCTCGCGTTTCTACCCGCCGCGCTCGCGACTCTGGGCGCGAACGGGACGTTCTCCGCCGGGTCCGCCCGACAGGTCGCCCAGCCGCCGAAGCCCTCGCCGGAAGCGCGGGTCGATGCGGTCTTCGCGCGGTGGACGACCGCTACCCCCGGGTGCGCGGTCGCGGTGTCGGTCGACGACAAGACGGTGCTCGAACGGGCGTACGGCATGGCCGACCTGGAGCACGGCGTGATCAACACGCCCGAGACGATCTTCGAGGCCGGGTCGGTCTCGAAGCAGTTCACGGCAGCCGCGGTACTCCTGCTGACGCGCGACGGCAAGCTGGCGCTCGACGATGCCGTCCGGAAGTACGTTCCGGAACTCCCGGACTACGGATCGCCGCTCACCATCCGGATGATGCTCCAGCACACGAGCGGGCTGCGCGACTGGGGTGCGGTCGCCGGGATCGGCGGCTGGCCCCGCACCTCGCGGGTCTACACCCACGCGCACGTGCTCGAGATCGCCAGCCGCCAGCGAGCCTTGAACTTCCAGCCAGGCACCGACTGGTCGTATTCCAACACCGGGTACAATCTCGCCGCGATCGTCGTGGCGCGCGTGAGCGGCCAGCCATTCGCCGAGTTCACCCGGCAACGCGTCTTCGCGCCGGTGGGCATGACCCACACGTCGTGGCGTGACGACTTCACCCGCATCGTCAGGGGGCGGGCCATCGCGTATTCGGAACAGGGCGGGCGCTTTGCCACCGAGATGCCGTTCGAGAACGTGCACGGCAACGGCGGCCTGCTGACCACGGTCGCGGACCTGCTGACGTGGAATGGCAACTTCGCCGCACCGAAGGTCGGCGACGCGGAGTTCGTCCGGCTCCAGGAGGAGCCAGGGCGGTTCACCGACGGGCGCCGCCACGACTACGGCCTGGGGCTCTTCGTCGGGCAGTACAAGGGGCTCCGGGAGATCTCCCACAGCGGCTCGACGGCCGGATACCAGGCGTTCCTCACGAGGTTCCCCGACGAGCGGCTCTCGGTTGCCGTGCTCTGCAATTCGGCCAGCGCCGCCGCCGGCCGCTATGCGCACGCCGTCGCCGACATCTATCTTGGCGAGCGGGCGCGGAACCCGGAACCCGTGGAGGGTATCGCGATTGCTGCGGATCAACTCGACCTACGCGCCGGCCTCTACCGGAGCACGAGGTCCGGTGCCCCGCTCACGATCCAGCGCGACCAGGCCACACTGCGTGTCGCCGCGGGCTTGACCGTGCCCGCAGGTTCGTCCGAGGCCGGCCCGGGGACCTTCGTGCCGCTGTCTGCCTCGCGGTTCGTCTCGGCCGACGGCGGCAGGACGCTGGAGTTCGCCGGCGAGAAGGGCGCTCGCCTCGATGCCGCCAATGGGACGGGCGCGACGCTCGAACGAGCCATCGCGGTGAAGCCGACGCCGACGCAGTTGGCGGAGTACGCCGGTTCCTACTCGAGCGACGAGGCCGAGGTGACGATGACCGCGGTCGTCGAGAACGGCGAACTGCGGCTGAAGCGTCGTCCCGATGTGACCGTCACCCTGAAACCGGCGTACGCCGACGCGTTCGTCGCGCCAATCGGAACGGTGATCTTTCGGCGGGATGGCTCGGGACGCGTCGTGACGTTCAGCATCGTGCAGGATCGCGTGTGGGACCTGAAGTTCACACGCCAGGAGATCCCGCAGGGTCGGTAG